A region from the Rhodamnia argentea isolate NSW1041297 chromosome 7, ASM2092103v1, whole genome shotgun sequence genome encodes:
- the LOC115752469 gene encoding uncharacterized protein LOC115752469, with product MRAKARKKSLSKPSATSATSVPSSDQSRNPCCPESVANQEDNVPRTNECNDRVEQHGEKDPNTNAAKILTVEKSQNGGFQNISSQESMDIHILEKGTCLTCNRHGQLLVCTEPSCPISIHEKCLSSKPQFDNLGNFYCPYCSYKRAVAKVYELRRKAMLRKEPLSNFLDTGVVDEGQKEQNSGKDKGKDFNVSPSPGHDSLHDDVSKENTEGQHQSDPVNPVYSKHEARVENQTDKSPPSVHGQRNLVHEEGLQEEELRESIDNRCKEVLDQEKAETADDHPLEEAAAEDAVPSKSSVGKRHRKSIRRSQGLSKKRKRRKFQSIDATASSIQGDFTTDVNPEANIGGEVCDSDAGAGSMNNGHSPSAKPQSKAPVEEFVSPRKGSSGAGMSIINQKDSHDGKKKVALAEKSRQRQSPRKLPKPPLPNVKRRLRWSPEEEEILKEGVRLFSSDVNKNIPWRKILEYGCRVFNPSRTPVDLKDKWKNITTRRD from the exons ATGAGGGCCAAGGCTCGGAAAAAATCTCTCTCGAAGCCTTCTGCCACCTCCGCGACGTCGGTACCTTCGTCCGATCAG TCTAGAAATCCATGCTGTCCAGAGAGTGTAGCCAACCAAGAGGATAATGTGCCCAGAACAAATGAATGTAATGACAGAGTTGAGCAGCATGGAGAAAAGGACCCCAATACCAACGCTGCGAAGATTTTAACTgttgaaaaatcccaaaacggAGGTTTTCAAAATATATCTAGTCAAGAAAGTATGGACATTCATATATTGGAAAAGGGGACTTGTTTAACATGTAATAGACATGGCCAATTGCTAGTCTGTACTGAGCCTAGCTGCCCAATTTCTATCCATGAGAAGTGCCTGAGCAGCAAACCTCAATTTGATAATTTGGGGAACTTCTATTGCCCTTATTGTTCATACAAAAGAGCGGTGGCTAAGGTTTATGAGTTGAGAAGAAAAGCCATGTTGCGCAAAGAGCCTTTATCCAATTTTCTTGACACTGGGGTAGTTGATGAGGGGCAGAAGGAGCAGAATAGTGGGAAGGATAAGGGGAAAGACTTCAATGTATCTCCATCTCCAGGACACGACAGTCTCCATGATGATGTGAGTAAAGAAAACACTGAAGGGCAACATCAATCTGATCCTGTAAATCCCGTGTACAGTAAACATGAAGCACGGGTCGAAAATCAAACAGATAAATCACCTCCTAGTGTCCATGGTCAGAGAAATTTAGTCCATGAAGAAGGGTTGCAAGAAGAGGAATTGAGAGAATCTATTGATAACCGCTGCAAGGAAGTTCTGGATCAAGAGAAAGCAGAGACGGCTGATGATCATCCTTTAGAAGAAGCGGCAGCTGAGGATGCTGTACCGTCTAAATCTTCTGTAGGAAAAAGGCATCGTAAAAGTATTCGCAGAAGTCAAGGGCTaagtaagaaaagaaaacggaGGAAGTTCCAATCAATTGATGCTACTGCATCTTCAATTCAAGGAGATTTTACCACTGATGTGAACCCAGAAGCAAATATAGGAGGTGAAGTATGTGATTCGGATGCCGGGGCTGGTTCCATGAACAATGGACATTCTCCAAGTGCAAAACCTCAAAGCAAGGCACCAGTGGAGGAGTTTGTTTCACCAAGAAAAGGTTCCTCTGGAGCTGGCATGAGTATCATCAACCAGAAAGATTCCCATGATGGTAAGAAGAAAGTCGCTCTTGCTGAAAAGTCAAGACAACGACAGTCTCCCAGGAAGTT ACCAAAGCCACCACTTCCCAATGTAAAGCGCCGATTAAGATGGTCACCTGAAGAAGAGGAGATCCTAAAG GAAGGAGTGCGGTTATTCTCAAGCGATGTGAACAAGAATATCCCTTGGAGGAAAATCCTGGAATATGGTTGTCGGGTTTTCAATCCAAGTCGCACACCTGTTGATCTCAAGGATAAATGGAAGAACATCACTACCAGAAGAGATTGA
- the LOC115752468 gene encoding glucose-1-phosphate adenylyltransferase small subunit 2, chloroplastic: protein MASMAAAGPIRVPSSSSSSSSPSSPAASESRHQGRCNGTRSASVLSFASSQISGDKVAPASAAAFKSFRRAPIVVSPRAVSDSRNSQTCLDPDASRSVLGIILGGGAGTRLYPLTKKRAKPAVPLGANYRLIDIPVSNCLNSNVSKIYVLTQFNSASLNRHLSRAYASNMGGYKNEGFVEVLAAQQSPENPNWFQGTADAVRQYLWLFEEHDVLEFLVLAGDHLYRMDYERFIQAHRETDADITVAALPMDEKRATAFGLMKIDEEGRIIEFAEKPKGEQLKAMKVDTTILGLDDERAKEMPFIASMGIYVISKDVMLDLLRDKFPGANDFGSEVIPGATAIGMRVQAYLYDGYWEDIGTIEAFYNANLGITKKPVPDFSFYDRSSPIYTQPRYLPPSKMLDADVTDSVIGEGCVIKNCKIHHSVIGLRSCISEGAIIEDTLLMGADYYETDADRRFLAAKGSVPIGIGKNSHIKRAIIDKNARIGDNVKIINSDDVQEAARETDGYFIKSGIVTVIKDALIPSGTVL, encoded by the exons ATGGCGAGCATGGCGGCGGCGGGGCCCATCAGGgtcccttcctcctcctcctcctcctcctccccttctTCTCCGGCGGCTTCCGAGTCCCGCCACCAGGGGAGGTGCAACGGCACCCGGAGCGCCTCCGTCCTGTCGTTCGCCTCGTCGCAGATTTCCGGCGACAAGGTCGCCCCGGCCTCCGCCGCTGCTTTCAAGAGCTTTCGGAGAGCTCCGATCGTCGTCTCTCCCAGAGCCGTCTCCGATTCCAGGAACTCGCAGACATGCCTTGACCCCGACGCCAGCCGC AGTGTTCTCGGGATTATACTGGGAGGTGGGGCTGGGACCCGTCTTTACCCCCTGACTAAGAAGAGAGCAAAACCTGCTGTGCCATTGGGAGCCAATTACAGGCTGATTGACATTCCTGTGAGCAATTGCTTGAATAGCAACGTATCAAAGATTTATGTCCTCACGCAGTTCAACTCTGCATCTCTCAACCGTCACCTTTCTCGGGCTTATGCCAGCAACATGGGTGGCTACAAAAATGAAGGTTTTGTTGAAGTTCTTGCTGCTCAGCAGAGCCCGGAGAATCCTAACTGGTTTCAG GGTACTGCAGATGCAGTCAGGCAGTACTTGTGGCTCTTTGAGGAGCATGATGTTTTGGAGTTCCTTGTTCTTGCTGGGGACCATTTGTACAGAATGGATTATGAGAGATTTATTCAAGCCCATAGAGAAACTGATGCCGATATCACTGTGGCTGCACTTCCAATGGACGAGAAACGTGCTACTGCATTTGGTTTGATGAAGATAGATGAAGAAGGACGTATCATTGAATTTGCCGAGAAGCCAAAAGGAGAGCAACTAAAAGCCATGAAG GTCGACACTACTATCTTAGGTCTTGATGATGAGAGAGCAAAGGAGATGCCTTTCATCGCGAGCATGGGTATATACGTCATTAGCAAAGATGTGATGCTCGATCTTCTCCGAGACAAGTTTCCTGGAGCCAATGACTTTGGAAGTGAAGTCATTCCTGGTGCAACTGCCATTGGGATGAGA GTGCAAGCTTACTTGTATGATGGATATTGGGAAGATATAGGTACAATTGAGGCATTCTATAATGCGAACCTAGGGATCACTAAGAAGCCAGTGCCAGATTTCAG TTTCTATGATCGTTCATCTCCAATTTACACCCAACCACGATATCTGCCTCCTTCCAAGATGCTAGATGCTGATGTGACGGACAGTGTTATTGGTGAAGGATGTGTTATTAAG AACTGCAAGATCCACCATTCGGTGATAGGACTTCGATCTTGCATTTCGGAGGGTGCGATAATAGAAGACACCTTATTAATGGGAGCAGATTATTATGAG ACTGATGCTGATAGGAGATTTCTCGCTGCCAAGGGCAGTGTCCCGATCGGTATCGGCAAGAATTCGCACATCAAGAGAGCAATCATCGACAAAAATGCCCGAATAGGAGATAATGTGAAG ATCATTAACAGCGACGACGTTCAAGAAGCTGCAAGAGAAACAGATGGATACTTTATAAAGAGTGGGATTGTCACAGTGATCAAGGATGCTTTGATCCCCAGCGGAACCGTGCTTTAG
- the LOC115733033 gene encoding uncharacterized protein LOC115733033 isoform X2: MKKVVIRVSMNGSSSGFLCFSPLTPRCKAMRVATGFEGVQSAALVGDDKDRIEVVGERLDAVKLTTLLRKNVGPAEIVTVSEADAKDKKESESSKDKAVQPIMWPYIGGGVPHREITYVVDPYQYSEPSCSIL; encoded by the exons ATGAAG AAGGTAGTGATTCGGGTGAGCATGAACGGCTCCAGCTCCGGATTTCTTTGTTTCAGCCCCCTAACCCCCCGCTGCAAAGCTATGAGAGTTGCGACGGGCTTTGAAG GAGTTCAATCCGCGGCGCTGGTGGGAGACGACAAGGACCGGATCGAGGTGGTAGGAGAAAGGCTCGACGCGGTTAAGCTCACCACTTTGCTCAGGAAGAACGTCGGGCCCGCAGAGATAGTGACCGTGAGCGAGGCCGACgcgaaagacaaaaaagaaagtgagaGCAGCAAGGACAAGGCAGTGCAGCCCATCATGTGGCCGTACATCGGCGGCGGAGTCCCGCACCGCGAGATCACCTACGTCGTGGACCCATACCAGTACAGCGAGCCCTCGTGCTCGATCCTGTAG
- the LOC115733033 gene encoding uncharacterized protein LOC115733033 isoform X1, with protein sequence MKQKVVIRVSMNGSSSGFLCFSPLTPRCKAMRVATGFEGVQSAALVGDDKDRIEVVGERLDAVKLTTLLRKNVGPAEIVTVSEADAKDKKESESSKDKAVQPIMWPYIGGGVPHREITYVVDPYQYSEPSCSIL encoded by the exons ATGAAG CAGAAGGTAGTGATTCGGGTGAGCATGAACGGCTCCAGCTCCGGATTTCTTTGTTTCAGCCCCCTAACCCCCCGCTGCAAAGCTATGAGAGTTGCGACGGGCTTTGAAG GAGTTCAATCCGCGGCGCTGGTGGGAGACGACAAGGACCGGATCGAGGTGGTAGGAGAAAGGCTCGACGCGGTTAAGCTCACCACTTTGCTCAGGAAGAACGTCGGGCCCGCAGAGATAGTGACCGTGAGCGAGGCCGACgcgaaagacaaaaaagaaagtgagaGCAGCAAGGACAAGGCAGTGCAGCCCATCATGTGGCCGTACATCGGCGGCGGAGTCCCGCACCGCGAGATCACCTACGTCGTGGACCCATACCAGTACAGCGAGCCCTCGTGCTCGATCCTGTAG